Proteins encoded in a region of the Armatimonadota bacterium genome:
- the tilS gene encoding tRNA lysidine(34) synthetase TilS, which yields MLSEFRASLQSTGLIPAGARVLLGYSGGADSTCLLHLLHGCGIDVVAAHLNHLQRPEAGAEAERCAAFADSLGVEFVGGTADVPAIARDFKIGLEEAGRKARYSWFASAKAAASCDVVATAHTMDDQIETVLFHLARGTGLDGLSGIPAKSEGLVRPLLDFRREETRRYCTELDLWFHDDPANDDLANARSRIRAEVVPGLEAAHPGAARSIVRLAAIAAEETAFLNGIAAGVLESAEVRLNGRLWFLTKDCEAAFDLPKVLAAPRVASVRALRLLAGFFGPGLDHDATLRLMSSLESTTGSWTLEGGEAAIEWSEGVLHARNLAPDGPHRELLTVPGRLESDYFGWALESVVAPTEGFVRPRGALEAVVDADALVAGVHLRAATPGDSIVPLGMSGSKKLSDLFQESRLTQAARSRLPIVCDMAGPVWVPGLALAERVKITENSRQGLLFRLAPFPS from the coding sequence GTGCTGAGCGAGTTCCGGGCGAGCCTCCAATCTACCGGGCTGATCCCGGCCGGCGCAAGAGTCCTTTTAGGCTACTCGGGCGGAGCCGACTCGACGTGCTTGCTCCATTTGTTGCACGGTTGCGGAATCGACGTGGTCGCCGCCCACCTGAACCACCTTCAACGGCCCGAAGCCGGAGCCGAAGCCGAGCGTTGCGCCGCGTTCGCTGACAGCCTCGGGGTCGAGTTCGTCGGGGGGACGGCGGACGTGCCTGCGATCGCCCGCGACTTTAAAATCGGATTGGAAGAAGCCGGTCGCAAAGCCCGGTACTCCTGGTTCGCATCGGCGAAAGCGGCCGCGTCCTGTGACGTGGTCGCGACGGCCCACACGATGGACGACCAGATCGAGACCGTCCTCTTCCATTTGGCCCGAGGTACGGGTCTAGACGGCCTTTCTGGCATTCCCGCGAAGTCCGAAGGCCTCGTGAGGCCTCTCCTCGACTTCCGCCGCGAAGAGACCCGCCGCTACTGTACGGAGCTCGACCTGTGGTTCCACGACGATCCTGCGAACGACGATCTCGCGAACGCCCGCTCCCGGATCCGGGCCGAGGTCGTCCCAGGTCTCGAAGCGGCCCACCCCGGAGCCGCCCGATCGATCGTCCGGCTCGCGGCGATCGCGGCGGAGGAAACGGCGTTCCTGAACGGCATCGCTGCGGGGGTCTTGGAGTCGGCCGAAGTCCGATTGAACGGCCGATTGTGGTTCTTGACCAAGGACTGCGAGGCCGCGTTCGACCTTCCGAAAGTCTTGGCGGCCCCGCGGGTGGCGTCGGTCCGGGCGTTACGACTGCTCGCAGGTTTCTTCGGCCCTGGCCTCGACCACGACGCGACCTTGCGCCTGATGTCGTCCTTGGAGTCCACCACCGGCTCCTGGACCCTGGAAGGGGGGGAAGCGGCGATCGAGTGGTCCGAGGGTGTGCTTCACGCCCGCAACCTGGCTCCGGACGGGCCACACCGGGAGCTGTTGACGGTCCCCGGTCGGTTGGAAAGCGATTACTTCGGGTGGGCGCTCGAATCCGTCGTCGCGCCGACAGAAGGCTTCGTACGGCCCCGCGGCGCGCTCGAAGCCGTCGTCGATGCCGACGCTTTGGTCGCCGGCGTCCACTTGAGGGCCGCGACTCCGGGCGACTCGATCGTGCCTTTGGGGATGTCCGGGTCGAAGAAACTGAGCGACCTGTTCCAGGAATCCCGCTTGACGCAGGCCGCCCGCTCAAGGCTTCCGATCGTGTGCGACATGGCGGGGCCCGTATGGGTGCCTGGTCTCGCCCTTGCAGAAAGGGTCAAAATAACCGAGAATTCACGACAAGGCCTTTTGTTCCGTTTGGCTCCGTTTCCGTCCTAG